Proteins encoded in a region of the Populus nigra chromosome 3, ddPopNigr1.1, whole genome shotgun sequence genome:
- the LOC133688746 gene encoding transcription elongation factor SPT6 homolog, translating into MGKNVVSDEEDEVELEDEDEREPVDGDKIGRDDDDEEDEEGQDEYEKDDFIVDDVEEEEEVEEEEDRANSDEERHKKKKKKKKREAEDVLDEDDYELLRDNNVYHHRPKDSKKFKRLKKAQRDSDEDRYGLSDDEFDGSGKGGRTAEEKLKRSLFGDDEGVPLEDMPEEEEQEEVEEDADIGDEDEMADFIVDEDDDDGTLVRRKKLKKKKSQQASGVSSSALQEAQEIFGDVDELIQIRRQGLESSEWRERRLEDEFEPTVLSEKYMTEKDDQIRMTDIPERMQVSEGSTGPPPLDDFSIMEESNWIYSQIASGTLPLFAESGLLINKDDVTRFLELHHIQKLDIPFIAMYRKEECLSLLKDPEQHEDDENPYDTGRIPTFKWHKVLWAIQDLDRKWLLLQKRKSALNAYYNKRFEEESRRIYDETRLNLNQQLFESILKSLKTAESEREVDDVDAKFNLHFPPGEVVVDEGQYKRPMRRSQYSVCSKAGLWEVASKFGYSAEQLGMQLSLLKMEDELQDAKETPEEMASNFTCAMFESPQTVLKGARHMAAVEISCEPCVRRYVRLIFMDKAVVSTSPTSDGKAAIDSFHQFAGIKWLREKPVKKFEDAQWLLIQKAEEEKLLQVTIKLPQKVMDQLIDDCNGRYLSIGVSKYAQLWNEQRSLILKDALFAFLLPSMEKEARSLLTSRAKNRLLWEYGKVFWNKVSVGPYQRKESDISMDDEAAPRVMACCWGPGKPATTFVMLDSSGEVLDVLYAGSLTLRSQHASDQQRKKNDQQRVLKFMTDHQPHVVVLGAVHLSCTKLKDDIYEIIFKMVEENPRDVGHEMDELSIVYGDESLPRLYENSRISSDQLPGQSGIVKRAVALGRYLQNPLAMVATLCGPAREILSWKLNHLENFLTPDDKYMVIEQVMVDATNQVGLDINLATSHEWLFAPLQFISGLGPRKAASLQRSLVRTGAIFTRKDFVTAHGLGKKVFVNAVGFLRVRRSGLAASSSQFIDVLDDTRIHPESYGLAQELAKVIYEKDSGDVNDDDDALEMAIEHVKERPNLLKTFVFDKYLEDKKRENKKETFMDIRRELIQGFQDWRKQYKEPTQDEEFYMISGETEDTLAEGIIVQATVRRVQGGKAICALESGLTGILTKEDYADDWRDIPELSDKLREDDILTCKIKSIQKNRYQVFLVCKDSEMRNNRYQQARNLDRYYHEDQSSLRSEQEKVRKDRELAKKHFKPRMIVHPRFQNITADEAMEFLSDKDPGESIIRPSSRGPSYLTLTLKVYNGVYAHKDIVEGGKEHKDITSVLRIGKTLKIGEDTFEDLDEVMDRYVDPLVSYLKAMLSYRKFRSGTKAEVDELLRIEKSQQPTRIVYAFGICHEHPGTFILTYIRSTNPHHEYVGLYPKGFKFRKRMFEDIDRLVAYFQKHIDDSLHESAPSIRSVAAMVPMRSPATGGSSWGGSTYEGGRRGQSFDRDRSSGPGSRTGRNDYRSGGSRDGHQSGAPRPYSGRGRGRGSYSNGGGSNSGNERRDSGYDKPRWDSGTKDGDEGWGSFPGAKVQNSPGREAFPGGWGAGASSGGNGWGGGASGGDNSGWGHGTDGGTDSGNSGRGTTISKRDSAQRGWGAAGGGNGNGSDSGHGSRGGGTNDENSGWGQ; encoded by the exons ATGGGAAAAAACGTGGTTTCTGACGAAGAAG ATGAGGTGGAGTTAGAAGACGAAGATGAGAGAGAGCCAGTTGATGGAGATAAAATTGGACGAGACGACGACGACGAGGAGGATG AAGAAGGGCAGGATGAATATGAGAAGGATGATTTTATAGTGGATGATGTcgaggaggaagaagaggtggaagaagaagaggatagGGCAAATAGCGACGAGGAGAggcacaagaagaagaagaaaaagaagaaaag AGAAGCTGAGGATGTACTCGATGAAGATGACTACGAGCTCCTGCGAGACAACAATGTGTACCACCATCGGCCAAAG GATAGCAAAAAATTTAAGCGTTTGAAGAAAGCTCAGAGGGATTCAGATGAGGACCGATATGGGCTTTCTGATGACGAGTTTGATGGAAGTGGTAAAGGTGGTCGAACTGCTGAGGAGAAACTGAAGCGCAGCTTATTTGGTGATGATGAAG GGGTTCCACTTGAGGATATGCCTGAAGAGGAGGAGCAAGAAGAAGTGGAAGAGGATGCGGACATTGGTGACGAGGATGAGATGGCTGATTTTATTgtggatgaagatgatgatgatggaacTCTAGTGAG ACGCAAGaagctaaagaaaaagaaatctcaGCAGGCATCTGGAGTTTCATCTTCTGCCTTGCAAGAAGCTCAAGAAATATTTGGTGATGTTGATGAACTCATACAGATACGTAGGCAAGGGTTAGAATCTAGTGAATGGAGAGAAAGGAGACTGGAAGATGAATTTGAGCCAACTGTCCTTTCTGAAAAATACATGACTGAGAAAGATGATCAGATCCGGATGACTGATATTCCAGAAAGAATGCAG GTATCTGAGGGAAGCACTGGTCCTCCTCCATTGGATGATTTCAGCATAATGGAGGAGAGCAACTGGATTTATAGTCAGATTGCAAGTGGAACATTACCTTTGTTTGCGGAGAGTGGACTGCTTATAAACAAGGATGATGTCACCCGATTTTTGGAATTACATCACATTCAGAAGTTAGAT ATTCCCTTCATTGCTATGTATCGGAAGGAAGAGTGTTTAAGCCTGTTGAAAGATCCCGAGCAacatgaagatgatgaaaatccTTATGACACTGGTAGAATTCCCACATTCAAGTGGCACAAG GTGCTTTGGGCCATCCAGGACTTGGACAGGAAGTGGTTACTTCTTCAGAAACGAAAGAGTGCCCTCAATGCTTACTACAATAAGCGCTTTGAAGAAGAATCTCGACGGATATATGATGAAACAAGACTCAATTTAAACCAGCAGCTGTTTGAGTCAATTCTTAAATCACTAAAGACTGCAGAATCGGAAAGAGAGGTTGATGATGTTGATGCAAAATTTAACCTGCATTTTCCTCCTGGTGAGGTTGTCGTGGATGAAGGACAATACAAGAGGCCCATGCGGAGATCACAATACAGTGTCTGTAGTAAAGCTGGCCTATGGGAAGTTGCAAGCAAATTTGGGTACAGTGCCGAGCAACTGGGAATGCAGTTATCTTTATTAAAGATG GAGGACGAGTTGCAGGATGCCAAGGAAACACCAGAGGAGATGGCTTCAAATTTTACATGTGCAATGTTTGAAAGTCCCCAAACAGTTCTTAAAGGGGCTAGGCACATG GCTGCAGTTGAGATAAGTTGTGAGCCCTGTGTCAGGAGATATGTCCGTTTAATTTTTATGGACAAGGCTGTAGTGTCTACGAGTCCAACATCAGATGGGAAAGCTGCTATAGATTCTTTCCATCAGTTTGCAGGTATCAAGTGGTTGCGTGAAAAGCCAGTCAAGAAGTTTGAGGATGCACAGTGGCTCCTTATCCAGAAAGCTGAAGAGGAGAAACTTCTTCAAGTCACTATTAAGCTTCCACAAAAAGTTATGGATCAATTGATTGATGACTGTAACGGTCGCTACCTGAGTATTGGCGTTAGTAAATATGCTCAACTGTGGAATGAGCAAAGGAGTTTGATACTGAAGGATGCACTCTTTGCTTTTTTGTTGCCTTCAATGGAGAAAGAGGCTAGGTCATTGTTGACAAGTAGAGCTAAAAACCGGTTGCTTTGGGAATATGGGAAGGTTTTTTGGAATAAAGTCTCTGTGGGCCCATATCAACGGAAAGAAAGTGATATTTCCATGGATGATGAAGCTGCACCTAGGGTTATGGCTTGCTGTTGGGGTCCTGGAAAGCCAGCAACTACTTTTGTGATGCTAGATTCATCTGGGGAGGTTTTAGATGTACTTTATGCTGGGTCCCTTACCTTACGATCTCAGCATGCTAGTGATCAGCAACGCAAGAAAAATGATCAGCAACGAGTTCTGAAATTTATGACAGACCACCAGCCACATGTGGTTGTTCTTGGAGCTGTGCACTTGTCTTGTACTAAACTGAAGGATGACATTTACGAG attatttttaaaatggtgGAGGAAAATCCTAGAGATGTTGGACATGAGATGGATGAACTGAGTATTGTGTATGGGGACGAGTCTCTCCCTCGTCTTTATGAAAATTCTCGGATTTCTTCTGATCAACTACCTGGGCAGTCAG GCATTGTTAAACGGGCTGTTGCTCTTGGCCGTTATCTACAAAATCCCTTGGCTATGGTTGCAACGCTATGTGGACCAGCTAGGGAGATTCTATCTTGGAAACTAAATCATTTGGAGAACTTTCTCACTCCTGATGATAAATACATGGTGATTGAACAAGTCATGGTAGATGCCACAAACCAGGTGGGCTTAGACATTAATTTGGCCACAAGCCATGAATGGTTATTTGCTCCTTTACAATTCATTTCTGGGCTTGGACCCAGAAAGGCAGCATCTTTGCAGAGGTCTCTGGTAAGAACTGGAGCGATTTTCACTCGCAAGGATTTTGTGACAGCTCATGGTCTTGGTAAAAAAGTGTTTGTCAATGCTGTTGGATTTTTGCGTGTCCGGAGGAGTGGCCTTGCTGCTAGCAGCAGCCAGTTCATTGACGTGTTGGATGATACAAGGATACATCCAGAGTCCTATGGTCTTGCACAGGAGTTGGCAAAAGTCATTTATGAAAAGGACAGTGGTGAtgtaaatgatgatgatgatgcactAGAGATGGCAATAGAGCATGTTAAAGAGCGGCCTAATTTATTGAAAACATTTGTTTTCGATAAGTATCTCGAAGACAAGAAGCGGGAAAACAAGAAGGAGACTTTCATGGATATAAGAAGGGAATTAATACAAGGTTTCCAAGATTGGCGTAAACAGTATAAAGAACCAACCCAGGATGAGGAATTTTATATGATTTCAGGTGAAACCGAGGATACCCTTGCTGAAGGGATAATTGTACAAGCCACAGTTCGCAGGGTGCAAGGTGGAAAGGCAATATGTGCATTGGAATCTGGTCTGACTGGGATTCTTACGAAGGAGGACTATGCTGATGATTGGAGGGATATTCCTGAGTTGTCCGACAAGCTGCGTGAAGATGATATACTGACTTGCAAGATAAAATCAATTCAGAAGAATAGATATCAAGTGTTCCTTGTTTGCAAAGACAGTGAGATGAGAAATAATCGATATCAGCAGGCCCGAAACCTTGATCGCTATTATCATGAAGACCAGAGCAGTCTGAGGAGTGAGCAGGAGAAGGTTCGCAAAGACAGGGAGCTTGCAAAGAAACATTTCAAGCCTAGGATGATTGTTCATCCACGCTTCCAGAATATAACGgctgatgaagcaatggag TTCTTATCTGACAAGGATCCTGGAGAAAGTATTATTCGTCCTAGTTCTCGTGGGCCGTCGTATTTAACTCTAACTCTTAAAGTTTACAACGGAGTTTATGCTCACAAAGACATAGTTGAAGGGGGGAAGGAACACAAAGATATCACGAGTGTACTTCGTATTGGGAAGACATTGAAAATTGGGGAGGACACATTTGAGGATTTGGATGAG GTAATGGACCGCTATGTTGATCCCTTGGTGAGCTACCTAAAGGCAATGCTAAGTTATCGCAAGTTCAGAAGTGGCACCAAAGCAGAAGTTGATGAGCTCCTTAGGATTGAGAAATCACAACAGCCTACTAGGATAGTTTATGCATTTGGCATTTGTCATGAACACCCAGGCACATTCATTCTCACTTATATAAGGAGTACAAATCCCCATCACGAGTATGTTGGTCTATATCCCAAGGGATTCAAGTTCCGAAAGCGTATGTTTGAGGACATTGATCGGCTGGTGGCATATTTTCAAAAGCATATAGATGATTCCTTGCATGAATCAGCACCATCAATTAGGTCAGTTGCTGCTATGGTCCCAATGCGAAGCCCTGCAACTGGGGGCTCGTCCTGGGGTGGTTCAACCTATGAAGGTGGTCGGAGAGGGCAGTCTTTCGACAGAGATCGTTCTTCTGGTCCAGGTTCCAGGACAG GTCGAAATGATTATAGAAGTGGTGGTAGTCGAGATGGTCACCAGAGTGGGGCACCAAGACCATACAGTGGACGAGGACGTGGTCGCGGCTCATATAGCAATGGCGGGGGAAGTAATAGTGGCAATGAGAGGCGGGATTCTGGTTATGATAAGCCCAGATGGGATTCAGGAACCAAGGATGGTGATGAAGGCTGGGGCAGTTTCCCAGGAGCCAAAGTCCAAAACTCACCTGGCAGGGAAGCTTTTCCTGGTGGCTGGGGAGCTGGTGCAAGCAGTGGTGGAAATGGTTGGGGTGGGGGAGCTAGTGGTGGTGATAATAGTGGTTGGGGCCATGGAACTGATGGGGGGACCGATAGTGGGAATTCTGGGCGGGGTACTACTATCTCGAAGAGAGACTCAGCACAAAGGGGGTGGGGTGCTGCTGGAGGTGGAAATGGCAATGGTAGTGACTCTGGTCATGGAAGTCGTGGTGGAGGCACTAACGATGAGAATTCTGGGTGGGGGCAATAA
- the LOC133688749 gene encoding nascent polypeptide-associated complex subunit alpha-like protein 1, translating to MTTAQSQEELLAAHLEQQELKHGEPTVEDEDDEDESDEDDDDYDDKDDEGKGDVGGRGKQSRSEKKSRKAMLKLGMKPLPGVSRVTVKKSKNIMFVISKPDVFKSPNSDTYIVFGEAKIEDLSSQLQTQAAEQFKAPNPSTSTSQQPEPSSTAQDDEDVDETGVEPKDIELVMTQAGVSRSKAVKALKAADGDIVTAIMELTN from the exons atgacGACTGCTCAGTCTCAAGAAGAACTCCTTGCTGCTCATCTTGAACAACAAGAACTCAAA CATGGTGAGCCTACAGTTGAGGACGAAGACGATGAGGATGAATCTGATGAGGATGACGATGATTATGATGACAAGGATGATGAAG GGAAAGGAGATGTGGGCGGCCGGGGTAAGCAGAGCAGAAGTGAAAAGAAGAGTCGTAAAGCAATGCTGAAACTTGGAATGAAGCCTCTCCCAGGTGTCAGCCGAGTTACAGTAAAAAAGAGCAAGAAT ATCATGTTTGTTATCTCAAAACCTGATGTTTTCAAGAGCCCCAATTCAGACACATACATTGTCTTTGGGGAAGCAAAGATTGAGGACTTGAGCTCCCAACTACAGACCCAGGCTGCTGAGCAGTTCAAGGCACCTAATCCAAGTACGTCCACATCACAGCAGCCTGAGCCATCGTCCACGGCTCAAGATGATGAAGATGTAGACGAGACTGGTGTGGAGCCCAAGGATATTGAGTTGGTGATGACACAAGCCGGGGTTTCCAGATCAAAGGCTGTGAAAGCTCTCAAGGCTGCGGATGGTGATATCGTTACTGCCATCATGGAATTAACAAACTGA
- the LOC133688748 gene encoding probable E3 ubiquitin-protein ligase RHC1A: MSSSRNTHWCYSCRRPVRLRGRDAACPYCSGGFVQELDDMHRINPLDFFGMDGDDDHDNMFGLVEAFSAFMRQRMADRSHNHDIRSRSDSIPEHNPGFGPLLIFGGQIPFRLSGNGGFEALFSGSPGVAFARGNAGDYFVGPGLEELFEQLSANDRRGPAPATRSSIDAMPTVKITQRHLRTDSHCPVCKDKFELGSEARQMPCNHLYHSDCIVPWLVQHNSCPVCRQELPPQGSSSGHSYQSSSSRSRNSNYSGRENSREGRRNPLSYLWPFRSSNSSSNHDETPGSSSPTMHENNHQMGYSGWPFN; this comes from the coding sequence ATGTCAAGCAGCAGAAATACCCACTGGTGTTACAGCTGCAGGCGGCCAGTTCGACTGCGAGGGCGAGATGCAGCTTGCCCCTACTGCAGTGGAGGATTTGTCCAAGAACTTGATGATATGCATCGCATCAACCCGTTGGATTTTTTTGGAATGGACGGTGATGATGATCATGACAATATGTTTGGGCTCGTGGAAGCTTTCTCAGCCTTTATGAGGCAACGAATGGCTGATAGAAGCCATAATCATGATATTAGATCTAGATCAGATTCAATTCCTGAACATAATCCAGGTTTTGGTCCTCTGTTGATCTTTGGTGGCCAAATTCCTTTTAGGTTGTCTGGAAATGGTGGGTTTGAAGCTCTCTTTTCTGGGTCTCCTGGTGTTGCCTTTGCAAGAGGTAATGCCGGTGATTATTTTGTAGGCCCTGGActtgaagaattgtttgaaCAGCTTTCTGCTAATGATCGGCGAGGCCCTGCCCCAGCAACCAGGTCATCAATTGATGCGATGCCCACTGTTAAGATCACACAAAGGCATCTTCGCACTGATTCACACTGTCCAGTTTGCAAAGATAAATTTGAGCTGGGATCTGAAGCAAGGCAGATGCCATGTAATCATTTATATCACTCAGATTGCATAGTTCCATGGCTAGTCCAGCACAACTCGTGCCCTGTTTGTCGGCAGGAGCTACCACCGCAAGGATCAAGCAGTGGACACAGTTATCAAAGCTCAAGCTCTCGAAGCAGAAACAGCAATTATAGTGGAAGGGAGAACAGTAGGGAAGGAAGACGCAATCCATTATCTTATCTGTGGCCCTTCCGCTCATCCAATTCGAGTTCTAACCATGATGAGACTCCTGGAAGCAGCTCACCAACCATGCATGAAAACAACCACCAGATGGGGTATTCAGGATGGCCTTTTAACTAG
- the LOC133688150 gene encoding uncharacterized protein LOC133688150 yields MGENTVPQASYHSSSSLYSNSTDIDTAAQDVLLREQEIETQRVIQGQRDAESEGGAPSKDNTDVFGERRDPNALKEHLLKMATEHRSEMALKRGKPAGAEEDHVEIGNGYGVPGGGAYYASSRPGLDSESEQKSATKDLPEFLKQKLRARGLLKDDTVKSHPLRTDNKSETGSTQAVEIRKLPPGWVEAKDPASGASYYYHGSTGKTQWERPTDMPSTTWTPSPLPHLEDWVEALDETTGHKYYYNTKTHVSQWQHPKSSQLASQHSHISYSGNASSGNQDNRSSESKKCIECGGWGLGVVQTWGYCNHCTRVLNLPQCQYMMPNLNYQQQNLANSKGDLEKNAPKQRPNWKPPVGKGNRRESKKRAYNDDDELDPMDPSSYSDAPRGGWVVGLKGVQPRAADTTATGPLFQQRPYPSPGAVLRKNAEVATQTKKSSSPYMPISKRGDGSDGLGDAD; encoded by the exons ATGGGAGAAAATACAGTGCCTCAAGCTTCTTACCATTCATCATCAAGTCTATATAGCAATTCAACTGACATTGATACTGCAGCTCAAGATGTACTCTTGCGTGAACAA GAAATTGAGACACAAAGAGTCATTCAAGGCCAAAG AGATGCAGAAAGTGAAGGTGGAGCACCTTCTAAGGATAATACTGATGTCTTCGGTGAAAGGAGAGACCCTAATGCCTTAAAG GAACATTTACTGAAGATGGCTACTGAACATCGCTCGGAAATGGCTTTGAAGCGTGGGAAGCCTGCTGGTGCTGAAGAAG ATCATGTAGAAATTGGGAACGGATACGGTGTACCAGGTGGAGGTGCATATTATGCTTCTTCAAGGCCTGGCCTCGATAGTGAGTCAGAACAGAAGTCGGCTACAAAGGATCTCCCAGAGTTCCTGAAGCAGAAATTAAGAGCAAGGGGTCTCCTGAAGGATGATACAGTAAAAAGCCATCCATTGAGAACTGATAAT AAGTCGGAGACTGGTTCAACACAAGCTGTTGAAATCCGGAAGTTGCCTCCTGGATGG GTGGAAGCAAAGGATCCTGCTAGTGGTGCTTCATATTATTACCATGGAAGCACCGGAAAGACCCAGTGGGAAAGGCCAACTGATATGCCTTCAACTACATGGACTCCATCACCTTTACCTCATTTAGAAGATTGGGTGGAGGCATTGGACGAAACTACAG GTCATAAATATTACTACAATACGAAGACCCATGTATCACAATGGCAGCATCCAAAATCATCACAGCTAGCCTCACAACACTCTCACATCTCATATTCTGGAAATGCTTCTAGTGGGAATCAGGACAATAGATCATCCGAGTCAAAGAAATGCATCGAATGTGGTGGGTGGGGACTTGGCGTTGTGCAGACTTGGGGTTACTGCAATCATTGCACACG AGTTCTGAATCTACCACAATGCCAGTACATGATGCCCAATTTGAATTACCAGCAGCAGAATCTTGCAAATTCGAAGGGTGATCTTGAAAAAAATGCTCCAAAACAGAG GCCCAATTGGAAACCTCCTGTGGGAAAAGGAAATAGAAGAGAGAGCAAAAAGCGTGCctacaatgatgatgatgagttggacCCCATGGATCCAAGCTCTTATTCAGATGCTCCCCGTGGCGGCTG GGTTGTGGGCCTCAAAGGAGTTCAGCCTCGTGCAGCTGATACTACTGCTACG GGTCCGCTATTTCAACAGCGACCATACCCATCACCAGGAGCTGTCTTGCGAAAGAATGCTGAGGTCGCTACACAAACCAAGAAATCCAGCTCTCCTTACATGCCTATATCCAAGAGAGGAGATGGTAGTGATGGTCTTGGAGATGCCGACTGA
- the LOC133688747 gene encoding uncharacterized protein LOC133688747 gives MGKVGNGVNGSEEEQGIGTSDENGEQNVERRFCCFGCKDNFIVTRFIGFRCVFVLLLSVAVFLSALFWLPPFIKFADQGGLDLDYRFKDHDIVASFLVNKSASLLEDNILKLQDDIFYEMNVPNTKVIILSLEPFTGSNTTKVVFGVDPLENDSKITSTDQSLIRSLFEYLVVNDSSLRLTDSLFGDAFSFEVLKFPGGITIIPPQSAFLLQKVRIPFNFTLNFSIFQIRENFADLKSQLMTGLHLTTRENLYINLWNSQGSTVAPPTTVLSSVILVIGNTPRLKQLAQTIRGHSKNLGLNNTVFGKVKQVRLSSILQHSLHGGEGSAPSPSPTSLPSPPHHHRRHHHRHHHHHHHHHHHRHHHHHHHHHSHPHHAHAPAISPVPPTKRSAPAPVDGSPAPLKSSPAPHNSNGAKPPGCQYGCKRRFTGNGRKGSHLAPSNAPGSSPHMSATSPQPDNGPPSVSPTPSPISQTIPASSPLPNVVFAHAQPTSGGKPEEPYDTMPSVSPSPAPSSSSSGHLTVQWSIVLSLAAVLLQL, from the exons ATGGGAAAAGTGGGAAATGGTGTTAATGGTAGTGAAGAGGAGCAAGGAATAGGTACAAGTGATGAGAATGGAGAGCAAAATGTAGAGAGGAGATTTTGTTGCTTTGGATGTAAAGACAATTTTATTGTTACTAGGTTTATTGGATTTAGATGTGTTTTTGTACTTTTATTATCTGTTGCTGTTTTTCTGTCGGCTCTTTTTTGGTTGCctccttttataaaatttgcAGATCAGGGGGGTCTGGATCTGGATTACAGGTTTAAAG ATCATGATATAGTAGCAAGTTTCCTAGTCAATAAGTCGGCTTCCTTGCTGGAGGACAATATATTGAAgcttcaagatgatattttttatgagatgaaTGTTCCAAATACCAAG GTTATTATCCTGTCTCTAGAGCCTTTCACTGGATCAAACACAACAAAGGTCGTGTTTGGGGTTGATCCTCttgaaaatgattcaaaaataacatCAACCGATCAAAGTCTAATCAGGAGCTTGTTTGAATACTTGGTTGTAAACGACTCATCTCTCAGACTGACTGACTCCTTGTTCGGAGATGCCTTCTCTTTTGAGGTGCTAAAATTTCCTGGAGGAATTACCATTATTCCACCACAGAGTGCTTTTCTTTTGCAGAAAGTGCGAATACCATTCAACTTCACCTtgaatttctctatttttcaaaTACGGGAAAATTTTGCAGATCTGAAAAGTCAACTGATGACAGGACTTCATCTAACAACCCGTGAG AACTTGTATATAAACTTATGGAATTCACAAGGTTCAACAGTGGCTCCACCTACTACTGTTTTGTCATCAGTTATACTGGTTATCGGGAATACCCCCAGGTTAAAGCAACTGGCTCAAACCATCAGAGGTCATTCCAAGAATCTTGGCCTGAATAACACTGTTTTTGGTAAAGTGAAGCAGGTTCGTCTATCGTCCATCTTGCAACATTCTCTCCATGGTGGTGAAGGCAGTGCCCCTTCACCTTCTCCTACATCTCTTCCTAGCCCCCCTCACCACCACCGCCGCCACCACCACcgacaccaccaccaccaccaccaccaccaccaccaccgacaccaccaccaccaccaccaccaccattccCACCCCCACCATGCCCATGCTCCTGCAATTTCACCTGTACCTCCAACTAAGAGAAGTGCACCTGCACCTGTAGATGGTTCGCCTGCCCCATTGAAAAGTTCACCCGCACCTCATAACAGCAACGGAGCAAAGCCTCCTGGTTGTCAATATGGGTGTAAAAGAAGGTTTACAGGGAATGGCAGAAAGGGGTCTCATTTAGCCCCTTCAAATGCACCTGGTAGTTCTCCTCACATGTCTGCCACCTCACCTCAACCTGACAATGGTCCACCATCAGTGTCACCAACCCCTTCACCAATTTCCCAAACAATTCCTGCATCTAGTCCTTTGCCAAATGTAGTCTTTGCCCATGCTCAGCCAACATCAGGGGGTAAACCTGAGGAGCCTTATGACACAATGCCGTCAGTTTCACCATCACCGGCACCATCTTCAT CTTCTTCAGGTCATCTCACTGTTCAATGGTCAATTGTGCTATCCCTGGCTGCTGTTTTATTACAATTATAA